One Thermofilum pendens Hrk 5 DNA segment encodes these proteins:
- a CDS encoding type II secretion system F family protein, which yields MPYIEMTPQRRLMLLAVGAMLGAVPLFLVASLFRGELLSSIQNAGGVYLVTSLRVNVLVTFSLVLFTLPYAFVDYLNRSFTRSVESVLPELFKGLAEAVRSGLTLPEALSSVAETLGGEVGKMLRQVVLLTEMGVTFQEAIARAFSRYRLPSLDRLGSILLTAYESGGKVIDALETSAQIFGAIRSYEEERATTINPHVLTIYAATILYVILSLTILYVFVMPLSRLQGIPGALGKINPGVYAAVMYYSGVMIAFFGGLIAGKMRHGKASAGLIHADIQVAIVAFSFLLAEKAMA from the coding sequence TTGCCGTACATCGAGATGACCCCTCAGCGAAGGCTTATGTTGTTGGCCGTGGGGGCTATGCTCGGCGCGGTGCCACTGTTTCTCGTAGCTTCTCTTTTCAGGGGGGAGTTGCTGTCCAGCATCCAAAACGCGGGGGGAGTCTACCTGGTCACTTCGCTCAGGGTTAACGTACTCGTAACGTTTTCGCTTGTTCTCTTCACGTTGCCGTACGCCTTCGTTGACTACTTGAACAGGTCGTTTACGCGCTCTGTTGAGAGCGTTTTACCGGAACTCTTCAAGGGGTTGGCTGAGGCCGTGAGGTCTGGGCTAACGCTACCGGAGGCCTTGTCGAGCGTGGCGGAAACCCTCGGGGGAGAAGTAGGGAAGATGCTGAGGCAGGTCGTTCTCCTGACGGAGATGGGGGTAACGTTCCAGGAAGCCATAGCCAGGGCTTTCTCGAGGTACCGCTTACCGAGCCTAGACCGCCTGGGATCCATACTTTTAACGGCGTACGAGAGCGGTGGGAAGGTAATAGACGCCCTGGAAACCTCGGCGCAGATATTCGGCGCCATCAGGAGCTACGAGGAGGAACGCGCCACGACGATAAACCCCCACGTCTTAACGATCTATGCGGCTACGATACTCTACGTAATCCTCTCCTTAACAATCCTCTACGTCTTCGTAATGCCGCTCAGCAGGCTACAGGGGATACCCGGGGCGCTGGGTAAGATAAACCCCGGCGTCTACGCAGCGGTGATGTACTACTCAGGAGTGATGATAGCGTTCTTCGGCGGGCTAATAGCGGGGAAGATGCGGCACGGCAAGGCCTCCGCCGGGCTCATACACGCAGACATACAGGTTGCCATCGTGGCCTTCTCGTTCCTCTTGGCGGAGAAGGCGATGGCGTAG
- a CDS encoding aconitase X catalytic domain-containing protein encodes MYLDKFEERMLEGELGEAVALAMRIVVKIAEIFSAERLVKIKHAHVSGVSYENIGDEGLEFLEGLAAKGGRFSVPTTVNPGAVDLELWRKMGVDESYVEKQLRIVGAFRRMGAKVTLTCTPYLYEDISPGDHLAWSESNAVLFANSVIGARTNRDGGPLALMEAIAGRAPLSGLHLDENRRPSLVVDFSESSRYIAENGLFSVAGLIVGRLAGNRVPLVRGLGLQRKDVEELKLFLAAVGATGGTGMVLIDGVSPEAPGDMPGEVEKIGVDDVKAELEKYGGSGWDAVVLGCPHLSYEEVASIIEWFERKGRPRSRVYLYTSREVASRLRSDRLEKLNIHLFADTCMVVSNLGAYASRSVATDSGKAAFYLASKGYSVALLPRRKLLEMLVQG; translated from the coding sequence ATGTACCTCGATAAGTTCGAGGAGAGGATGCTCGAAGGTGAGCTCGGAGAGGCTGTAGCCCTCGCTATGAGGATAGTTGTGAAGATTGCGGAGATCTTCTCCGCCGAAAGGCTCGTGAAGATTAAGCATGCACACGTCTCCGGGGTTTCCTACGAGAACATAGGAGACGAGGGGTTAGAGTTCTTGGAGGGGCTCGCCGCTAAGGGCGGGAGATTCTCCGTCCCTACAACCGTGAATCCCGGCGCTGTAGACCTGGAACTGTGGAGGAAGATGGGCGTAGACGAGTCGTATGTGGAGAAACAGCTCAGGATAGTGGGCGCGTTTAGAAGGATGGGGGCGAAGGTTACCTTGACGTGCACCCCCTACCTCTACGAGGACATTTCCCCGGGTGACCACCTCGCGTGGTCTGAAAGCAACGCGGTGCTCTTCGCGAACAGCGTTATCGGCGCCAGGACGAACAGGGATGGGGGACCACTAGCACTGATGGAGGCTATAGCCGGGCGGGCACCCCTCTCGGGGTTGCACCTCGACGAGAACAGGAGACCGTCCCTCGTGGTGGACTTCTCGGAGAGCTCGAGGTACATCGCGGAAAACGGACTTTTCTCCGTCGCCGGGCTCATCGTGGGCAGGCTCGCCGGGAACCGTGTCCCCCTGGTCCGCGGGCTCGGCCTACAGAGAAAAGACGTAGAGGAATTAAAGCTCTTTCTGGCGGCAGTCGGAGCCACCGGGGGGACCGGGATGGTTCTCATAGATGGAGTTTCGCCCGAAGCCCCCGGGGACATGCCAGGAGAGGTTGAGAAAATCGGCGTGGACGACGTCAAGGCGGAGTTAGAGAAGTACGGGGGCTCCGGGTGGGATGCAGTCGTGCTCGGGTGCCCACATCTGAGCTACGAGGAGGTTGCGTCTATCATTGAATGGTTCGAGAGAAAAGGTAGGCCCAGGTCCCGGGTGTACCTCTACACGAGCAGGGAGGTTGCCTCGAGGCTTCGAAGCGACCGCCTAGAAAAGCTGAATATACACTTGTTCGCCGATACGTGCATGGTGGTTTCCAACCTAGGGGCGTACGCCTCGCGGAGCGTCGCGACGGATTCCGGGAAGGCTGCCTTCTACCTAGCGTCGAAGGGCTACAGTGTCGCGCTCCTGCCCAGGAGGAAGCTACTGGAGATGCTCGTCCAGGGGTGA
- a CDS encoding cytochrome c biogenesis protein: MRVERGLAYSRVFALLAVLLFLAYAAVVLAEPYEKWVLAGRILGNSWSLDKAVVSPGGKFLAVVYRESGKTKIGLFTSDLAPVGTLDLSYIYGADAFFINDTHLLVAKNYNNNAGVPEASLTLYDVTKGRATLQVVLPGTQLSGIGKAFVAGRVLYVLTPKYILGIDVPTSRLSFIESPINRALQLLTVNQSVVSLTIETLCHVCLSLNEKVVSILRGTSKENYTYCHVLSLVRVGEYLGIVFDNNTIGVYRIDPKFSYVKSIRSEIVSASVSAPEYMYIYKVQAPDLKVRLTVFDPQKAAVYEVLLPLNYSKGDELRFAVLDSGFFVVANGRQFVAGNFTSGRVSQAIYSSLSSIQDLSVAPGVIVVRDYRGLEVYKLLQEPRNSTLMLEVVNEEGERVDSFTVKVNNTEYRGRGGTFNLSLPRAVYSVTVEAQGYVPSTFTVNLSSNEYRRVVLEKRKVTVRVHGESNAGQPELYLLSGAREVARGVGYLEARVVPGVYTLRVIFLNQTREWTVTITNDTEFFFFGFSQVAAPKPSEQFSNATSGGNKPLLVVVYGSDACQECRLTKQQLSRLGVNYTYKETSDRKVLEEYKELYDASVKGYQYSIPFTLVFKGQCLVAVVVGAQSDDAWRNILNLECSNTTLVVYGESRTRIPLNSTFFYAVVTKGLVAPLNHSAESQASVSQTALLALVVALAALDSVNPCTFMVFSALLLAASAFSGRRKAATTAAAFILAVYLCYFLLGLGLVRVVASLPVLRFLLVALTALMGVYMLLKSLGIQGFVAGALTPLTSIKPLRSLSERVNTIQKVLLEEARKGSIALGFAAGALVSFTLLPCSSGPYLVASVLLARLPALTGLALLAVYNLVFVLPLVAIAAAVILGGRLLLALESSTLKINLARRLLDALLGVALLLLSAWILYGSIFIYS, encoded by the coding sequence GTGCGTGTAGAGAGGGGTTTAGCGTATTCGAGGGTCTTCGCGCTTCTAGCTGTGTTACTCTTTCTCGCATACGCTGCCGTGGTTCTAGCGGAGCCTTACGAGAAGTGGGTTTTAGCCGGGAGGATTCTGGGTAACTCCTGGAGCCTTGACAAAGCCGTGGTGAGCCCCGGGGGGAAGTTCTTAGCGGTAGTGTACCGCGAGTCGGGAAAAACGAAGATAGGGTTGTTCACGTCCGACTTGGCGCCTGTAGGCACGCTAGACCTGTCGTACATCTACGGGGCAGACGCGTTCTTCATTAATGACACGCACTTACTCGTAGCCAAGAACTACAATAACAACGCAGGCGTGCCCGAAGCCTCGCTGACCCTCTACGACGTTACGAAGGGTAGGGCAACGCTCCAGGTAGTTCTTCCCGGGACACAGCTATCCGGCATAGGGAAAGCCTTCGTCGCGGGAAGGGTTCTCTACGTTTTAACCCCCAAGTACATACTGGGCATAGACGTTCCGACCTCTAGGCTCTCGTTCATCGAGTCCCCGATAAACAGGGCTCTCCAGCTCTTAACCGTAAACCAGAGCGTAGTCTCCTTGACTATCGAGACTCTCTGCCACGTTTGCCTCTCGCTGAACGAGAAGGTTGTAAGCATACTCCGGGGAACATCTAAGGAGAACTACACATACTGTCACGTCTTATCTCTGGTTCGTGTGGGCGAGTACCTGGGGATAGTCTTCGACAACAACACGATAGGTGTCTATAGGATTGACCCTAAGTTCTCCTATGTAAAGTCTATTCGCTCAGAGATCGTGAGTGCCTCCGTATCGGCCCCGGAGTACATGTATATCTACAAGGTCCAAGCGCCAGACCTCAAGGTAAGGTTAACAGTCTTCGACCCGCAGAAAGCGGCGGTTTACGAGGTCCTCCTTCCGCTTAACTACAGCAAAGGGGACGAGCTACGCTTTGCGGTACTCGACAGCGGTTTCTTTGTAGTCGCCAACGGAAGGCAGTTCGTTGCGGGGAACTTCACCAGCGGTAGAGTATCCCAGGCTATCTACTCGAGCCTCTCCTCGATACAGGATTTGTCTGTAGCACCCGGTGTCATCGTTGTACGCGACTACAGGGGGCTCGAAGTGTACAAACTGCTTCAAGAGCCGCGTAACAGTACCCTGATGCTGGAAGTCGTAAACGAGGAGGGCGAACGCGTAGACTCCTTCACGGTGAAGGTTAATAACACAGAGTACAGGGGGCGTGGGGGTACCTTTAACCTGTCCCTGCCAAGAGCTGTGTACTCTGTAACCGTGGAGGCTCAGGGCTACGTGCCGAGTACGTTCACCGTTAACCTTTCCTCCAACGAGTACCGCAGGGTCGTGCTGGAAAAAAGAAAGGTCACGGTCAGGGTGCATGGCGAGTCGAATGCTGGCCAACCGGAGTTGTACCTTCTCAGCGGCGCCCGGGAGGTTGCGAGAGGTGTCGGGTATCTCGAGGCGAGGGTCGTGCCGGGCGTGTACACGCTGAGGGTTATCTTCCTGAACCAGACCCGCGAGTGGACGGTAACAATCACTAACGACACGGAATTCTTTTTCTTCGGCTTCAGCCAGGTAGCCGCGCCGAAGCCCAGCGAGCAGTTCTCGAACGCTACAAGCGGAGGCAACAAACCGCTACTCGTCGTCGTTTATGGGTCTGACGCTTGCCAGGAGTGCAGGCTTACGAAGCAACAGCTGAGCAGGCTGGGAGTCAACTACACCTACAAGGAGACTTCCGACAGGAAAGTGCTGGAGGAGTACAAGGAGCTGTACGACGCCTCGGTGAAGGGGTACCAGTACTCCATACCGTTCACGCTCGTATTCAAGGGTCAATGCCTAGTAGCGGTAGTCGTGGGGGCCCAGAGCGACGACGCGTGGAGAAACATACTGAACCTCGAGTGCTCCAATACAACCCTCGTGGTGTACGGGGAGAGCAGGACGAGAATCCCCCTCAACTCGACCTTCTTCTACGCGGTCGTCACGAAGGGCCTTGTAGCCCCCCTTAACCACTCGGCGGAGTCTCAGGCCAGCGTGTCGCAGACAGCCCTGCTAGCCCTGGTCGTCGCGCTGGCGGCTCTAGACTCCGTAAACCCGTGTACTTTCATGGTCTTCTCCGCCCTGCTACTAGCGGCCTCGGCGTTCTCTGGGAGGAGGAAGGCTGCTACAACCGCCGCAGCATTCATACTGGCCGTCTACCTGTGCTACTTCCTGCTGGGCCTCGGCCTCGTAAGGGTAGTTGCGAGCCTACCAGTGCTTAGGTTCCTTCTCGTAGCCCTCACGGCACTCATGGGGGTATACATGCTACTTAAAAGCCTAGGGATTCAAGGCTTCGTTGCCGGGGCGTTGACCCCCCTTACTTCCATCAAGCCTCTTCGAAGTCTCTCCGAGAGAGTGAATACCATTCAGAAAGTCCTACTCGAGGAAGCCCGCAAGGGGAGTATAGCGCTGGGCTTCGCCGCGGGAGCGCTTGTCAGCTTCACGTTGCTTCCCTGTAGTAGCGGCCCCTACCTCGTAGCCAGCGTGTTGCTCGCAAGGCTTCCAGCGCTCACTGGGCTCGCTCTCCTTGCTGTGTACAACCTAGTGTTCGTGCTACCACTAGTAGCGATAGCCGCCGCCGTGATACTCGGAGGTCGCCTCCTCCTGGCCTTAGAGTCCTCCACTCTGAAGATAAACCTGGCGAGAAGGCTTCTCGACGCGTTGCTCGGGGTAGCGCTCCTCCTACTCTCGGCGTGGATACTCTACGGAAGCATTTTTATATATTCCTAG
- a CDS encoding KaiC domain-containing protein, giving the protein MSVIEKVKTGIPGFDELLYGGIPKRNIVLLSGGPGTGKTIFSQQYLFYGLQNNEPGVLVALEEHPVQIRRNMASFGWDVRKYEESGQFAIVDAFTGGIGEAAKRERYVVTSVDDVGELVDVVKAAIRDVKAERAVIDSVSTLYMTKPAMARSILMQLKRVLSGLGATSIFVSQVSVTERGFGGPGVEHAADGIVRLDLDEVNGELVRSLIVWKMRGTKHDMKRRPFEITDKGIVVYPDKVIRIGREYYQG; this is encoded by the coding sequence ATGAGCGTTATCGAAAAAGTCAAGACGGGCATCCCGGGGTTCGACGAGCTTCTCTACGGGGGGATACCCAAGCGCAACATAGTCCTGCTCTCCGGGGGACCCGGGACCGGAAAAACCATTTTCAGCCAGCAGTACCTGTTCTACGGGCTTCAGAACAACGAGCCCGGAGTCCTCGTAGCGCTCGAGGAGCACCCGGTACAAATACGCAGGAACATGGCTTCGTTCGGGTGGGACGTCAGGAAGTACGAGGAGAGCGGGCAGTTCGCCATAGTGGACGCGTTCACAGGCGGCATCGGGGAAGCGGCTAAGAGGGAGAGGTACGTCGTCACGTCTGTAGACGACGTCGGGGAGCTCGTAGATGTGGTGAAGGCGGCGATCAGGGACGTGAAGGCCGAGCGGGCGGTCATAGACTCGGTCTCAACGCTCTACATGACGAAACCCGCGATGGCGCGCTCCATACTTATGCAGCTAAAACGTGTCCTCTCGGGCCTCGGCGCGACCTCTATTTTCGTCTCCCAGGTTAGTGTGACGGAGCGGGGGTTCGGTGGCCCCGGAGTAGAGCACGCGGCCGACGGTATCGTGCGGCTCGACCTCGACGAAGTAAATGGAGAGCTCGTAAGATCTCTCATTGTTTGGAAGATGCGCGGAACGAAGCACGACATGAAGAGGAGGCCCTTCGAAATAACTGACAAGGGAATAGTGGTGTATCCAGACAAGGTTATAAGGATAGGCAGAGAATACTATCAGGGGTGA
- a CDS encoding glycogen synthase — protein MNPDRTVLMVAFEATPFVKVGGLAEVPSNLAKELVALGWRAYLALPSHAPPGRRGEEPVARFATPLGEVFVGRASWGGVTYLLFSGSALSDERVYAGEVMDQKVKLFSYGLSLLLLNAEKYGVVFPDVIHFHDWHSVYALVKVKHDFQQRKARTLFHVHLLVKKHVDPSIFEQLGVPLGWRHEVRVNGRSMDLTLGDVLRVSGGIAEKIGALEADRLVTVSESYLLDDVLPFVGGEFRGKSRVIYNATTWSLRGALEEVLGKHGQRLRSFAGRSEGFRRTEIRKYFLLRALGELEEGEPEVPDERIKKLVYDLADPPMRGQGKVEPFMFDGPLAITTGRLARQKGFDLMVEAVPRVLRELGEAKFVFLVLPVWGGEDYVYQLADLQREYPENVRAVFGVAPSIYKLAHLASDVFFAPSRWEPFGIMALEAMSTGNPLVASRTGGLKEIVLDVNVYAERGTGILVRPDDPYELAEALRDLLAFMEASNTGRIEWYAGKIENKTLRRMLEEYPDAGEILRKNCVDRVEKHFSWAASARTADSIYRELLEGGQETL, from the coding sequence GTGAACCCGGATAGAACGGTCTTAATGGTAGCGTTCGAAGCAACGCCCTTCGTGAAGGTCGGCGGCCTCGCGGAGGTTCCGAGCAACCTGGCGAAGGAGCTGGTCGCCCTAGGGTGGAGAGCCTACCTCGCCTTGCCGTCGCACGCGCCTCCGGGCAGGAGGGGGGAGGAGCCAGTGGCCCGCTTCGCGACGCCTCTAGGAGAAGTCTTCGTTGGCAGGGCTTCCTGGGGCGGCGTCACGTACCTGCTCTTCTCGGGATCCGCGCTGAGCGACGAGAGGGTGTACGCCGGCGAGGTAATGGACCAAAAGGTGAAGCTCTTCTCGTACGGGCTATCCCTCCTACTGCTGAACGCTGAGAAGTACGGCGTAGTGTTCCCGGACGTCATACACTTCCACGACTGGCACAGCGTGTATGCGCTCGTGAAGGTGAAGCACGACTTCCAGCAGAGGAAGGCTCGGACGCTGTTCCATGTCCACCTGCTCGTGAAGAAGCACGTAGACCCCTCGATTTTCGAGCAACTAGGGGTACCCCTCGGCTGGAGGCACGAGGTGAGGGTTAACGGTAGATCCATGGACCTAACCCTAGGCGACGTGCTGAGAGTTTCAGGGGGTATCGCCGAGAAGATAGGAGCCCTCGAGGCCGACCGGCTAGTAACGGTGAGCGAGTCCTACCTTCTGGACGACGTGCTCCCGTTCGTGGGAGGCGAGTTCCGCGGCAAGTCTAGGGTAATCTACAACGCCACCACATGGAGCCTGAGGGGGGCCTTGGAGGAGGTACTCGGCAAGCACGGGCAAAGGCTACGCTCCTTCGCTGGGCGTAGCGAGGGCTTCAGGAGGACCGAGATAAGGAAGTACTTCCTGCTGAGGGCACTTGGAGAGCTCGAGGAAGGCGAGCCCGAGGTACCGGACGAGAGGATAAAGAAGCTCGTCTACGACCTGGCGGATCCACCCATGCGCGGTCAAGGCAAGGTTGAACCCTTCATGTTTGACGGCCCCCTAGCCATAACGACCGGGAGGCTTGCCAGGCAGAAAGGCTTTGACTTGATGGTAGAGGCTGTGCCGAGAGTGCTGAGGGAGCTCGGGGAGGCTAAGTTCGTCTTCCTCGTGCTACCCGTCTGGGGCGGGGAGGACTACGTGTACCAGCTTGCAGACCTCCAGCGCGAGTACCCCGAGAACGTGCGCGCAGTCTTCGGCGTAGCGCCCTCGATATACAAGCTGGCGCACCTCGCCTCCGATGTGTTCTTCGCTCCTTCGAGGTGGGAGCCCTTCGGGATAATGGCTCTGGAAGCCATGTCAACCGGGAACCCCCTCGTGGCTTCGAGGACCGGGGGGTTGAAGGAGATAGTGCTGGACGTAAACGTGTACGCAGAGAGGGGTACAGGGATCCTCGTAAGACCCGACGACCCCTACGAGCTCGCAGAGGCGCTGAGAGACCTCCTCGCCTTCATGGAGGCTTCGAACACGGGCAGGATTGAGTGGTACGCGGGCAAAATAGAGAACAAGACGCTGAGGCGCATGCTCGAAGAGTACCCGGACGCGGGCGAGATTCTCAGGAAGAACTGCGTGGACAGGGTTGAAAAACACTTCTCGTGGGCGGCCTCCGCGAGGACGGCAGATTCTATCTACAGAGAGTTGCTAGAGGGAGGACAGGAGACTCTGTAG
- a CDS encoding aconitase X swivel domain-containing protein — MVEGNAEAPLLVSRTPITFLGGVDPFTGLVVEKGHPLYGQSVSGKILVFPYSKGSTVGSYILLRLSKRGLAPAGIVTSSADEVTVIGCLISNIPMMSGARLDAVSELLSGRTARLTVTRSDARLEILESGGSEGTR; from the coding sequence GTGGTTGAGGGGAACGCTGAAGCACCTCTCCTCGTGTCACGCACCCCCATAACGTTCCTCGGAGGCGTTGACCCGTTCACGGGGCTGGTGGTCGAGAAAGGACACCCGCTCTACGGCCAAAGCGTTTCGGGAAAGATCCTGGTGTTCCCCTACAGCAAGGGAAGCACTGTCGGGTCGTACATCCTGTTAAGACTGTCGAAGAGGGGGCTCGCCCCGGCCGGCATAGTGACGTCCTCGGCCGACGAGGTGACCGTTATCGGGTGCCTGATAAGCAACATACCGATGATGTCCGGCGCACGGTTAGACGCTGTAAGCGAGCTACTGAGCGGTAGGACCGCCAGGTTAACGGTGACCAGGAGCGACGCTCGACTCGAGATCTTGGAGAGCGGCGGAAGCGAGGGTACCCGATGA
- the udg gene encoding type-4 uracil-DNA glycosylase, whose amino-acid sequence MSGKKPAGSNASCGDVLRALEEIAGEIAKCEKCPLSRSRTHTVPGEGNPCSGVVFIGEAPGRNEDLQGRPFVGAAGALLTELISLAGLSREEVFITNVVKCRPPNNREPREEEIAACLPYLLAQLRAIKPRLIVTLGKHSTKTILRMRGMSVDSIMSVRGKAYTVNAEWGQVTVFPTLHPAAALYNPAMRKVLEEDFRFLRGLLEGGGQRTLDSWLG is encoded by the coding sequence ATGAGCGGGAAGAAGCCTGCCGGTAGCAACGCCTCGTGCGGGGATGTGTTAAGAGCGCTCGAAGAGATAGCCGGAGAGATAGCGAAGTGCGAGAAATGCCCTCTCAGCAGGTCTAGAACGCACACAGTGCCCGGAGAGGGGAACCCCTGCTCGGGAGTAGTCTTCATAGGGGAGGCTCCGGGGAGGAACGAGGACCTCCAGGGAAGACCATTCGTCGGCGCGGCCGGCGCCTTGCTCACGGAGCTCATCTCCCTCGCGGGGCTTTCGAGGGAAGAGGTCTTCATAACGAATGTCGTGAAGTGCAGGCCTCCCAACAACCGGGAGCCCAGAGAGGAGGAGATCGCGGCTTGCCTCCCCTACCTCCTCGCCCAGCTCAGAGCTATTAAGCCGAGGCTCATAGTGACGCTTGGGAAGCACAGCACGAAAACCATTCTGAGAATGCGCGGTATGAGCGTCGACTCGATAATGAGCGTTAGGGGTAAAGCCTACACGGTTAACGCGGAGTGGGGACAGGTAACGGTGTTTCCGACACTACACCCGGCAGCCGCGCTCTACAACCCGGCCATGAGGAAAGTTCTCGAAGAAGACTTCCGCTTCCTAAGAGGGCTCCTAGAGGGAGGCGGCCAGAGGACGCTGGACTCATGGCTCGGATAA
- a CDS encoding transcriptional regulator, with protein sequence MEVPLKPVGKEDTRKLELALILGTLMRSDVLEKIRIAEDKITWLDSLVIAAGALARERAGYPVTKIAEELGRTEATIRNHLQGKTEAGKIVRETYEAFVKSGGKVELVLPGGEELERLRRENEELKKKLESVKSALQSLLSSL encoded by the coding sequence ATGGAGGTTCCACTGAAACCTGTGGGAAAGGAGGACACTAGGAAGCTGGAGCTTGCGTTGATCTTAGGCACCCTGATGAGGAGCGATGTGCTGGAAAAGATCAGGATCGCGGAGGACAAGATAACGTGGCTGGACTCGCTTGTCATCGCGGCGGGCGCCTTGGCTCGCGAGAGAGCAGGGTACCCCGTGACTAAGATCGCAGAGGAGCTTGGGAGGACCGAGGCGACGATAAGGAACCACCTGCAAGGCAAGACCGAGGCAGGCAAGATTGTGCGCGAGACGTACGAAGCCTTCGTCAAGAGCGGCGGAAAGGTCGAGCTAGTACTGCCGGGCGGCGAGGAGCTGGAAAGGCTGAGGAGGGAGAACGAGGAACTCAAAAAGAAGCTAGAAAGCGTCAAATCGGCTCTACAGAGTCTCCTGTCCTCCCTCTAG